Below is a window of Quadrisphaera setariae DNA.
GGTCTGGGGCGTGGTGAACACGACCCCCGACTCCTTCAGCGACGGTGGGAGGCACCTGCGGGCGCCGGCCGCCGTCGAGCACGGGCTCGCGCTGGTCGCCCAGGGCGCCGACGTGGTGGACGTGGGCGGTGAGTCGACCCGTCCCGGTGCTGCCCGGCCCAGCGAGGCCGAGGAGCTGTCCCGCGTGCTGCCGGTGGTGCGGGCCCTCGCGGGGCACGGCGTGGTGGTGAGCGTCGACACCATGCGGTCGGGTGTGGCCGCCGCGGCGCTGGAGGCGGGGGCGAGCATCGTCAACGACGTCTCCGGCGGGCTCGCCGACCCCGCCATGGCCGCCCTCGTCGCCTCCTCGGGCGCCACCTGCGTGGTGGGCCACTGGCGCGGGCACTCGGCGGGCATGAACGACCTCGCCGTCTACGACGACGTCGTGGCCGAGGTCCGCGCCGAGCTCGGCGCCCGCCTGGCCGCCTTCGAGGCCGCGGGGGTGCGCCGGGACCAGCTCGTGGCCGACCCCGGCCTGGGGTTCGCCAAGCGCGCCGAGCACGACTGGGCCCTGCTCGCGGCGCTCCCCGAGCTGGTCGGCGCCTGGGGCCGCGTGCTCGTGGGCGCCTCCCGCAAGCGCTTCCTCGGCGCGCTGCTGGCCGACGGCGCTGGTGCCGGGGGTGGCCCGGGGGTCCCGCGCCCGCCGGAGCAGCGCGACGACGCCACCGCAGCCGTCACGGCGCTGGCCGCCGCCGCGGGCGCCTGGGGCGTGCGCGTGCACGCCGTGCGCGCCAGCGCAGACGCCGTGCGCGTGGCCGCCCGCTGGGCGGAGGCGGCGGCGTGAGCGGACTGCTGACCACCGAGCTCCGCGGAGACGTCGTCTCCCTGCGCGGGCTGCGCGCCCGAGGCCGCCACGGGGTGCTCGACGCCGAGCGCCAGCTGGGACAGGTCTTCACCGCCGACGTCGACCTCCAGGTCGACACCCGCACCGCCGCGGTCACCGACGACCTCGCCGACGCCGTCGACTACTCCGTGGTCGCCGCCGACGTCGTCGCCGTCCTCGCCGGCGAGCCCGTGGCCCTCGTCGAGGTGCTCGCGAGCCGGGTCGCCAGCGCGTGCCTCGTGCACCCGGGCGTGCTGGCCGTCGCCGTCGCCGTCCACAAGCCCCAGGCCCCGGTGCAGGTGCCCTTCGACGACGTCGTCATCACCGTCGTCCGCCGCCGCGGCGACCTGCTCGACGCCGCGCCGGCCAGCCCCTTCGACGCGGTGGTCGCCCTGGGGGCCAACCTGGGCGACCGCGAGGCCGTGATGGCGGCGGCCGTGCGCGACCTGGCGGCCACGGGCGGCCTGCAGGTGGTGGGCGTCTCCGGCGTCGTCGAGACGACCGCCGTCGGGCTGCCCGGCGCAGCCCCCCAGCCCGACTACCTCAACGCCGTGGTGCGCCTGCGGTGCGCGCTGTCGCCGCGCGACCTGCTGCGCGCCTGCCGGGCCGTCGAGGCCGCCCACGGGCGCGACGCGGCGGTGCGCGCCGGTGAGCCGCGGTGGGGCGCCCGCACCCTCGACGTCGACGTCCTCACCTGCGGCGCCCTGGTCGCCGCGGACGACGACGGCGGCGGCGGCGGCAGCCCGGCGCTGCAGGTGCCGCACCCCCGCGCCGGGGTCCGCGCCTTCGTGCTGGTGCCGTGGGCCGGGCTCGCCCCCGACGACGTGCTGCCGGGGGCCGGCCGCGTGGCCGACGTCCTCGCCGCCCTGGCCGCTGCGGACCCGGCGGCCGTCTCCGACGTGCGTCCCCGCCCGGACGTCGCGCTGTCGGCAGGGGGCTCCGCGTGAGCCCCCTGCGGACGCGGGTGCTGCTCGCGGTGGCGCTGGTGGCCGGCGTGGTGACCTGGGTGGCGCTCGACGTCGTCGACGGGACCGGTGCCGCCGTGCCGATGCCGTGGACCGTCCCCGTGCTGCTCGTGGTGCTGGCGGTCGCCGTGCTCTCGGTGGGCAGGCCGGTGCGGCGCTGGAACCAGGGCCACCGGGACCGCCCGCTCGACGCGCTGCGAGCCGCGCGGACCGTGGTGGTCGCCCAGGCGGCCGGCGTCACCGGCGCCGCGCTGGCAGGGGCCTACGGCGGCTTCGTGGCCCTCCTGCTGCCGATGCTCGGCATCGAGGTGCGTCGCGACCGCATGCTCCTCGCGCTGGCGGCGATGGCCGGCTCGCTGCTCCTGCTGGTGGCCGGCGTCGTCGTGGAGCGCTGGTGCCGCCTGCCACCCGACGACGACGCCGACGGACGCGCCGGCCGGCAGCAGGGTCGTCGCAGCGGCGGTCAGACCGGGACGTCGTCGCGCGAGCCCGGCGACGGCGAGGTCCGCCGCAGCGCCGAGTACACGCCGTCCGGGGTCAGC
It encodes the following:
- the folP gene encoding dihydropteroate synthase, translated to MSTGRTLVWGVVNTTPDSFSDGGRHLRAPAAVEHGLALVAQGADVVDVGGESTRPGAARPSEAEELSRVLPVVRALAGHGVVVSVDTMRSGVAAAALEAGASIVNDVSGGLADPAMAALVASSGATCVVGHWRGHSAGMNDLAVYDDVVAEVRAELGARLAAFEAAGVRRDQLVADPGLGFAKRAEHDWALLAALPELVGAWGRVLVGASRKRFLGALLADGAGAGGGPGVPRPPEQRDDATAAVTALAAAAGAWGVRVHAVRASADAVRVAARWAEAAA
- the folK gene encoding 2-amino-4-hydroxy-6-hydroxymethyldihydropteridine diphosphokinase; this encodes MSGLLTTELRGDVVSLRGLRARGRHGVLDAERQLGQVFTADVDLQVDTRTAAVTDDLADAVDYSVVAADVVAVLAGEPVALVEVLASRVASACLVHPGVLAVAVAVHKPQAPVQVPFDDVVITVVRRRGDLLDAAPASPFDAVVALGANLGDREAVMAAAVRDLAATGGLQVVGVSGVVETTAVGLPGAAPQPDYLNAVVRLRCALSPRDLLRACRAVEAAHGRDAAVRAGEPRWGARTLDVDVLTCGALVAADDDGGGGGSPALQVPHPRAGVRAFVLVPWAGLAPDDVLPGAGRVADVLAALAAADPAAVSDVRPRPDVALSAGGSA
- a CDS encoding DUF3180 domain-containing protein, which produces MSPLRTRVLLAVALVAGVVTWVALDVVDGTGAAVPMPWTVPVLLVVLAVAVLSVGRPVRRWNQGHRDRPLDALRAARTVVVAQAAGVTGAALAGAYGGFVALLLPMLGIEVRRDRMLLALAAMAGSLLLLVAGVVVERWCRLPPDDDADGRAGRQQGRRSGGQTGTSSREPGDGEVRRSAEYTPSGVSTPT